In Palaemon carinicauda isolate YSFRI2023 chromosome 18, ASM3689809v2, whole genome shotgun sequence, a genomic segment contains:
- the LOC137657095 gene encoding uncharacterized protein, giving the protein MEVTSRYIRGNGCRKHQRCPINTQSKMNSLAVLAVLVVAAVEAMPQAATTGTPAPTAAVPQATSPFPGFFFTPQGALPSSLLQMQAPFLTQAPGVAGQPPTLQQVIPVTSFVVRPLSEAEQNALAHQEFQRIWEAQATRNLAIPQLQAAVAAKTAAASSGAQTPAGTSAIPTAVPTAAETVAAPLTNSVF; this is encoded by the exons ATGGAAGTAACGTCGAGGTATATAAGAGGCAACGGGTGCCGAAAGCATCAACGGTGTCCTATCAACACGCAAAGCAAGATGAACTCCCTG GCTGTTTTAGCTGTTTTGGTGGTCGCAGCTGTCGAAGCCATGCCGCAGGCGGCTACGACGGGCACGCCAGCCCCGACAGCCGCAGTGCCGCAGGCGACTTCCCCCTTCCCAGGGTTCTTCTTCACTCCCCAGGGTGCCTTACCTTCCTCTCTCCTGCAAATGCAGGCACCGTTCCTGACCCAAGCCCCCGGGGTAGCTGGTCAGCCCCCTACCCTTCAGCAGGTCATCCCAGTCACCTCATTTGTG GTAAGGCCCCTCTCTGAAGCGGAACAGAATGCTTTGGCCCACCAAGAATTCCAGCGCATCTGGGAGGCTCAGGCCACCCGCAACCTGGCCATTCCTCAACTCCAAGCAGCTGTTGCCGCCAAGACCGCCGCAGCCTCTTCAGGTGCCCAGACTCCAGCGGGAACGTCTGCCATCCCTACTGCTGTGCCTACTGCAGCAGAGACTGTGGCAGCACCCTTGACTAACAGCGTCTTTTAA